A single genomic interval of Nitratidesulfovibrio sp. SRB-5 harbors:
- a CDS encoding DUF4139 domain-containing protein: MRILTIRGALRRPTVPLFPFPACGIASATLAVALLLAPLGAQAAPQAQNAPAVPAQSAQSAQSAQSALSTQSVGIADPQPVAPTSVVLYPRSARVTVEDRVSVEAAPGGGQAFRLALPAGADPATLSVTIPGNGVASISIREADATESPRLARLRAELAGLRREAASVAGSIAATEARMALWSKPPVTNAPTADLERLDAQMARRLAELNATLPDLRDKQAALAARIDRLEQELNDAGGATRTAPMATVLLASPTRGPLAVSYAYTLRDAGWRPAYRLEAFPDKGSVGFTFEAEIRQGGSVDWNGARLSVATVEPGTALQPPPLRDWQLRPILGVTPMPMAMKAAPMAAEAVALRADAAPAAPAVDEKATYEVWDLGPRTLPAGGSARVALRGETWPAAFRHTVRPAADPRAFLTASVTLPEPRHYPTGEALYVADGASVGSAPFSLAEDKADIFFGSDPMVSATMRLDERKSGREGLVNKQQTRTWAWTIEVANRRATPVSVRVEDPQPQPRDTAISLSVESDPKPATENHHLVWTLDVAPRATATIRHTVRATAPADMRLDDGR; the protein is encoded by the coding sequence ATGCGTATACTCACCATCAGAGGCGCCCTGCGCCGACCGACAGTTCCCCTGTTTCCGTTCCCCGCCTGCGGCATTGCGTCGGCCACCCTGGCCGTCGCGCTGCTGCTAGCCCCGCTTGGGGCGCAGGCCGCCCCGCAGGCCCAGAACGCCCCGGCAGTGCCCGCGCAATCCGCCCAGTCCGCGCAATCCGCCCAGTCCGCCCTGTCCACCCAGTCCGTCGGCATTGCCGACCCGCAGCCCGTCGCGCCCACGTCCGTGGTGCTCTACCCCCGTTCCGCGCGGGTCACGGTGGAAGACCGGGTGTCCGTGGAGGCCGCTCCCGGCGGCGGTCAGGCATTCCGGCTGGCCCTGCCCGCCGGGGCGGACCCGGCCACCCTGTCCGTGACCATCCCCGGCAACGGGGTGGCATCGATAAGCATTCGTGAAGCCGACGCAACCGAGTCCCCGCGCCTGGCGCGCCTGCGGGCCGAACTGGCCGGGCTGCGGCGCGAGGCCGCGTCCGTGGCCGGGTCCATCGCCGCCACCGAGGCGCGCATGGCCCTGTGGTCCAAGCCCCCGGTGACCAACGCGCCCACCGCCGACCTGGAGCGGCTGGACGCCCAGATGGCCCGGCGGTTGGCGGAACTGAACGCCACCCTGCCCGACCTGCGTGACAAGCAGGCCGCGCTGGCCGCGCGCATCGACAGGCTGGAGCAGGAATTGAACGACGCGGGCGGCGCGACGCGTACGGCGCCCATGGCCACGGTGCTGCTGGCAAGCCCGACGCGCGGCCCGCTGGCGGTATCCTATGCCTATACCCTGCGCGATGCGGGCTGGCGGCCCGCCTACCGGCTGGAGGCCTTCCCGGACAAGGGCAGCGTGGGCTTCACCTTCGAGGCGGAAATCCGCCAGGGCGGCTCCGTGGACTGGAACGGCGCGCGCCTGTCCGTGGCCACGGTGGAGCCGGGCACGGCCCTGCAACCGCCGCCCCTGCGCGACTGGCAATTGCGGCCCATACTGGGCGTGACGCCCATGCCCATGGCCATGAAGGCCGCGCCCATGGCCGCCGAAGCCGTGGCCCTGCGCGCCGATGCAGCGCCCGCCGCCCCTGCGGTGGACGAAAAGGCCACCTACGAGGTGTGGGACCTTGGCCCGCGCACCCTGCCCGCGGGCGGCAGCGCCCGCGTGGCCCTGCGCGGCGAAACATGGCCCGCCGCCTTCCGGCACACCGTGCGCCCGGCGGCGGACCCGCGCGCCTTCCTTACCGCCTCCGTCACCCTGCCCGAACCGCGCCACTATCCCACGGGCGAAGCGCTGTACGTGGCCGATGGGGCCAGCGTGGGCAGCGCCCCCTTCAGCCTGGCCGAAGACAAGGCCGACATCTTCTTCGGCAGCGACCCCATGGTGTCCGCCACCATGCGCCTGGACGAACGCAAGAGCGGGCGCGAAGGGCTGGTGAACAAGCAGCAGACCCGCACCTGGGCCTGGACCATCGAGGTGGCCAACCGGCGCGCCACCCCGGTGTCCGTGCGCGTGGAAGACCCGCAGCCGCAGCCGCGCGACACGGCCATCAGCCTCAGCGTGGAGTCCGACCCCAAGCCCGCCACGGAAAACCACCATCTGGTGTGGACGCTGGATGTTGCGCCGCGCGCCACCGCCACCATCCGCCACACGGTGCGGGCCACGGCCCCGGCGGACATGCGGCTGGACGACGGCAGGTAG
- a CDS encoding penicillin-binding protein 1A: MKKLLLTLGIVGALGIAAAAGLAAMLVVWASHDLPSFTRIADYRPPLVTTVYARDGSVMGYFYREKRFLAPLDKMSPRVPQAFLAAEDDGFYRHEGIDPIAIFRAFLKNMQAGSIKQGGSTITQQIVKRLLLTSEKSYERKIKEAILAYRLEKYLSKDEILTIYLNQIYLGGGAYGVEAAARTYFGKHVNELSLAEAAVIGGLPQAPSKYNPFRDPDATRQRQMYVLHRMLDLGWINRAEYDEAVAQPLVYRSMDDSGWREGAWYLEEVRRQLIDFFSEANVKRLGLKVDRYGEDAIYELGLHVRTSMEPLHQSAAEKALRNGLNDASHRHGWRGPLQRLKPTEYDAFLKHENFTPAALADGAWARALVTKVVPQGAEVRLGGYRGFIDVKSMAWCRTPDIRYAPENVAAVKDAKKVLDVGDVVWVSALGADGKAASYNPSLVSQAGVIQLSLEQYPDVQGAVVTIEPDTGDVLALVGGYSFSDSQFNRAIQARRQPGSSFKPIVYSAAMDHGFTAGSVVLDAPFVYLNEYTDKIWRPENFEGVFYGPTLLRTALAKSRNLCTIRVAQKIGIPAVIERATALGLEGPFPNELSVSLGAVAVSPINMAEAYTAFAAEGRVAKRRFIHSIGDAWGETLFESKPDVREVLSPQNAFIMATLMKEVVQDGTATKAKVLGKPLAGKTGTTNDERDAWFIGYTPHLVTAVYVGFDQVAPMGKFETGGRAALPIFVDYRKVVEPKYPADDFPMPPGIVMVRVDGKTGQIAGPGSETSYLLPFQLGTQPTSTAGDPVHRGDDDTKSAEDLLKQLY; the protein is encoded by the coding sequence ATGAAAAAACTGCTGCTCACCCTCGGCATCGTCGGCGCGCTTGGCATTGCCGCCGCGGCCGGGCTTGCCGCCATGCTGGTGGTCTGGGCCTCGCACGACCTGCCCAGCTTCACCCGCATCGCCGACTACCGCCCCCCCCTCGTCACCACCGTGTATGCCCGCGACGGCAGCGTGATGGGCTATTTCTACCGTGAAAAGCGCTTTCTCGCGCCGCTGGACAAGATGTCGCCCCGCGTGCCCCAGGCCTTTCTGGCCGCCGAGGACGACGGCTTCTACCGGCACGAGGGCATCGACCCCATCGCCATCTTCCGCGCGTTCCTCAAGAACATGCAGGCGGGGTCCATCAAGCAGGGCGGCAGCACCATCACCCAGCAGATCGTCAAGCGCCTGCTGCTGACCTCCGAAAAGAGCTACGAGCGCAAGATAAAGGAAGCCATCCTTGCCTACAGGCTGGAAAAATACCTGAGCAAGGACGAAATCCTCACCATCTACCTGAACCAGATATACCTCGGCGGCGGCGCCTACGGGGTGGAGGCGGCGGCGCGCACCTACTTCGGCAAGCACGTCAACGAACTGTCGCTGGCCGAGGCGGCGGTGATCGGCGGGCTGCCGCAGGCCCCCTCGAAGTACAACCCCTTCCGCGATCCGGACGCCACCAGGCAGCGCCAGATGTACGTGCTGCACCGCATGCTGGACCTGGGCTGGATCAACCGCGCCGAATACGACGAGGCCGTGGCCCAGCCGCTGGTGTACCGGTCCATGGACGACAGCGGCTGGCGCGAGGGCGCGTGGTACCTTGAAGAGGTGCGCCGCCAGCTCATCGACTTCTTCAGCGAGGCCAACGTCAAGCGCCTGGGCCTGAAGGTGGACCGCTACGGCGAGGACGCCATCTACGAACTGGGCCTGCACGTGCGCACCAGCATGGAGCCGCTGCACCAGTCCGCGGCGGAAAAGGCCCTGCGCAACGGGCTTAACGACGCCTCGCACCGCCACGGCTGGCGCGGGCCGCTGCAACGGCTGAAGCCCACGGAATACGACGCCTTCCTGAAGCACGAAAACTTCACCCCCGCCGCGCTGGCCGATGGCGCATGGGCGCGGGCGCTGGTGACCAAGGTGGTGCCGCAGGGCGCGGAAGTGCGCCTGGGCGGCTACCGGGGCTTCATCGACGTGAAGTCCATGGCCTGGTGCCGCACCCCGGACATCCGCTACGCCCCCGAAAACGTGGCCGCCGTCAAGGACGCCAAGAAGGTGCTGGACGTGGGCGACGTGGTGTGGGTTTCCGCCCTGGGGGCCGACGGCAAGGCCGCCAGCTACAACCCCTCGCTGGTCTCGCAGGCCGGGGTGATCCAGCTTTCGCTGGAACAGTACCCCGACGTGCAGGGCGCCGTGGTGACCATAGAGCCGGACACCGGCGACGTACTGGCCCTGGTGGGGGGCTACAGCTTCAGCGACAGCCAGTTCAACCGGGCCATCCAGGCCAGGCGCCAGCCCGGCTCGTCGTTCAAGCCCATCGTGTATTCCGCCGCCATGGACCACGGCTTTACCGCCGGGTCGGTGGTGCTGGATGCGCCCTTCGTGTACCTGAACGAGTACACCGACAAGATCTGGCGGCCGGAAAACTTCGAAGGCGTGTTCTACGGCCCCACCCTGCTGCGCACGGCGCTGGCCAAGTCGCGCAACCTGTGCACCATCCGCGTGGCCCAGAAGATCGGCATACCCGCCGTCATCGAGCGGGCCACGGCGCTGGGGCTGGAAGGGCCGTTCCCCAACGAGCTTTCCGTCAGCCTGGGGGCGGTGGCGGTTTCGCCCATCAACATGGCCGAGGCGTACACCGCCTTTGCCGCCGAAGGGCGCGTGGCCAAGCGCCGGTTCATCCATTCCATCGGCGATGCCTGGGGCGAAACGCTGTTCGAATCCAAGCCCGACGTGCGCGAGGTGCTCAGCCCGCAGAACGCCTTCATCATGGCCACCCTGATGAAGGAAGTGGTGCAGGACGGCACGGCCACCAAGGCCAAGGTGCTGGGCAAGCCCCTGGCGGGCAAGACCGGCACCACCAACGACGAACGCGACGCGTGGTTCATCGGCTACACCCCGCATCTGGTCACCGCCGTTTACGTGGGCTTCGACCAGGTGGCGCCCATGGGCAAGTTCGAAACCGGCGGGCGCGCCGCGCTGCCCATCTTCGTGGACTACCGCAAGGTGGTGGAGCCCAAGTACCCTGCGGACGACTTCCCCATGCCCCCCGGCATCGTCATGGTGCGCGTGGACGGCAAGACCGGGCAGATCGCCGGGCCGGGCTCCGAGACCAGCTACCTGCTGCCGTTCCAGTTGGGCACCCAGCCCACCTCCACGGCGGGCGACCCGGTACACCGGGGCGACGACGACACCAAGAGCGCGGAAGACCTGCTGAAGCAGCTGTACTGA
- a CDS encoding YkgJ family cysteine cluster protein: MARAPRTPKTPDTTGTTGTPCARPHARPHARRDAPAPDPSACARCAAQGTTCCSTTPGEEEFCFPLSRSEWERIVEWCDHVGGFATERNTRPFVDGMKRLFPGEEAAVEALFPLHGEHLRLAVDRRGDCAFLGTEGCRLPREVRPWYCRLFPLWMRGERITLFTPDHCVVVREGRTLSGVLAAVHLTEKDVRLLFGRLRLAWGLTPLDAFEAGLPFAAPADAAPNDVDAPAAPASTGAAPLPKPQPIPDPRTAPRGRRRPPRPGKPGALDDGPETL, translated from the coding sequence ATGGCACGCGCACCCCGCACCCCCAAAACGCCCGATACAACGGGCACGACGGGCACCCCCTGCGCAAGGCCCCATGCCCGGCCCCATGCCAGACGGGACGCCCCCGCGCCCGATCCTTCGGCCTGCGCCCGTTGCGCTGCGCAGGGGACCACCTGCTGCTCCACCACCCCCGGCGAGGAGGAATTCTGCTTCCCCCTGTCCCGCTCGGAATGGGAGCGCATCGTGGAATGGTGCGACCACGTGGGGGGCTTTGCCACCGAACGCAACACCCGCCCCTTCGTGGACGGCATGAAGCGCCTGTTCCCCGGCGAGGAAGCCGCCGTGGAGGCCCTGTTCCCCCTGCACGGCGAACACCTGCGCCTGGCGGTGGACCGCCGGGGCGACTGCGCCTTTCTGGGTACGGAGGGCTGCCGCCTTCCGCGCGAGGTGCGGCCCTGGTACTGTCGCCTGTTTCCGCTGTGGATGCGCGGCGAGCGCATCACGTTGTTCACCCCGGACCACTGTGTGGTCGTACGCGAAGGGCGTACCCTGTCCGGCGTGCTGGCCGCCGTGCACCTGACGGAAAAGGACGTCCGCCTGCTGTTCGGGCGCCTGCGCCTGGCCTGGGGCCTGACCCCGCTGGACGCCTTCGAGGCCGGGCTGCCCTTTGCGGCTCCGGCTGACGCCGCACCCAATGATGTCGATGCCCCCGCCGCCCCGGCTTCCACCGGCGCGGCCCCCCTGCCCAAACCCCAGCCCATCCCTGATCCCCGCACCGCCCCCCGTGGCCGCCGCAGGCCGCCCCGGCCCGGCAAACCGGGCGCTCTGGACGACGGGCCGGAAACGTTGTAA
- the buk gene encoding butyrate kinase, which yields MPSLHDTAFREDIHLSSQPVPTDGTPAASTARPEDASGSGKERILAINPGSTSTKVALYEGETEVFSETVEHPRDELAAFPTVIAQYAYRRAAVDALLAEHGMADMPLAAVAGRGGLLPPMPGGAWRITPAMLETLEQARYGEHPCNLGAPLAHDYAARWGVAAYIVDPPVTDEMDEVARISGLPALPRRSVFHALSQRSAARRAAELLGVDYAANRWLVAHMGGGISVAAHRCGRIVDVVNALDGDGPIAPERTGRLPSLGVLSLVQDGTYTFEQLRRIILREGGMWAHCGTNDLRVLERRMDGTACCDKDGTACCDKAGTACCGKDGTTGSGKDGSAASGTDGDGYTPPDAHAALVFEAVAYTIAKEIASLAPALLDGGTGTGCGEPVADAACPARITGVVLTGGMARSVRLTERLRQRLQWLAPVVVLPEVEEMHALASGVLRVLRGQETPGDYV from the coding sequence TTGCCGTCCTTGCACGACACCGCCTTTCGAGAGGATATCCATCTGAGTTCCCAGCCTGTTCCCACCGACGGCACGCCTGCCGCCAGCACGGCCCGCCCCGAGGATGCGTCCGGTTCCGGGAAGGAACGCATTCTGGCCATCAACCCCGGCTCCACCTCCACCAAGGTGGCCCTGTACGAGGGCGAGACCGAAGTGTTTTCAGAAACCGTGGAACACCCGCGCGACGAGCTTGCGGCCTTTCCCACGGTCATCGCCCAGTACGCCTACCGCCGCGCCGCCGTGGACGCGCTGCTGGCCGAACACGGCATGGCCGACATGCCCCTGGCCGCCGTGGCCGGGCGCGGCGGGCTGCTGCCGCCCATGCCCGGCGGCGCGTGGCGCATCACCCCGGCCATGCTGGAAACGCTGGAGCAGGCCCGCTACGGCGAGCACCCCTGCAACCTGGGCGCGCCGCTGGCGCACGATTACGCCGCCCGCTGGGGCGTGGCCGCGTACATCGTGGACCCGCCCGTCACCGACGAGATGGACGAGGTGGCCCGTATTTCCGGCCTGCCCGCCCTGCCGCGCCGCAGCGTGTTCCATGCCCTCAGCCAGCGTTCCGCCGCGCGGCGGGCCGCGGAACTGCTGGGCGTGGACTATGCGGCCAACCGCTGGCTGGTGGCGCACATGGGGGGCGGCATTTCCGTGGCGGCGCACCGCTGCGGGCGCATCGTGGACGTCGTCAACGCCCTGGACGGCGACGGGCCCATCGCGCCGGAACGCACCGGCCGCCTGCCCTCGCTGGGCGTGCTGTCGCTGGTGCAGGACGGCACGTACACCTTCGAGCAACTCCGGCGCATCATCCTGCGCGAGGGCGGCATGTGGGCGCACTGCGGCACCAATGACCTGCGCGTGCTGGAGCGGCGCATGGACGGAACGGCCTGCTGCGATAAAGACGGAACGGCCTGCTGCGATAAAGCCGGAACGGCCTGCTGCGGTAAGGACGGTACTACCGGGAGCGGTAAAGACGGTTCAGCCGCAAGCGGTACGGATGGCGACGGCTACACCCCGCCCGACGCCCATGCCGCGCTGGTGTTCGAGGCCGTGGCCTACACCATCGCCAAGGAAATCGCCTCGTTGGCGCCCGCCCTGCTGGACGGCGGCACCGGCACCGGCTGCGGCGAGCCCGTGGCGGACGCCGCGTGCCCGGCCCGCATCACCGGGGTGGTGCTGACCGGCGGCATGGCCCGCAGCGTCCGGCTGACGGAACGCTTGCGCCAGCGGCTGCAGTGGCTGGCCCCGGTGGTTGTGCTACCCGAGGTGGAAGAGATGCACGCCCTGGCATCGGGCGTGCTGCGGGTGCTGCGCGGCCAGGAGACACCCGGCGACTATGTCTGA
- a CDS encoding phosphate acyltransferase, translating to MTTEAKICQGPHTGGQGPSSLDELVARVAACGARPRIALAACAEAHALGALLDAMERGIAQPLLVGDMDQTARIAAELGRDISGIAAVHAPDPREAVQCAVDMVRRGEADVLMKGLVNTDVLLRRVLNRATGLPPKGVLSHVAVFELPASGGTTRLAMMTDAAVNIRPNLQRKLEIVHNAVAVARALGIARPRVAMLAATEKVILPAMPATLDAQIVARMAEQGEFGEADVAGPMALDIALSPDAATRKGVDHPVAGCADILVAPDIESGNILYKSLTILARADMASTMAGSSAPLVVTSRGDSERSKFCSIALAGYLALAARS from the coding sequence TTGACCACTGAAGCAAAGATTTGCCAGGGCCCGCACACGGGCGGGCAGGGGCCGAGCAGCCTTGACGAACTGGTCGCGCGCGTGGCCGCCTGCGGGGCGCGTCCGCGCATCGCGCTGGCCGCCTGTGCAGAGGCCCATGCCCTGGGCGCGTTGCTGGACGCCATGGAGCGGGGCATCGCCCAGCCCCTGCTGGTGGGCGACATGGACCAGACCGCGCGCATCGCGGCGGAGCTTGGGCGCGACATTTCCGGCATTGCCGCCGTGCACGCCCCCGACCCGCGCGAGGCCGTGCAGTGCGCCGTGGACATGGTGCGGCGCGGCGAGGCCGATGTGCTCATGAAGGGGCTGGTGAATACCGATGTGTTGCTGCGCCGGGTGCTCAACCGCGCCACCGGCCTGCCCCCCAAGGGCGTGTTGAGCCATGTGGCCGTGTTCGAACTGCCCGCGTCGGGCGGCACCACCCGGCTGGCCATGATGACGGACGCCGCCGTGAACATCCGCCCCAACTTGCAGCGCAAGCTGGAAATCGTGCACAACGCCGTGGCCGTGGCCCGCGCGCTGGGCATTGCCCGGCCCCGCGTGGCCATGCTGGCCGCCACCGAAAAGGTCATCCTGCCCGCCATGCCCGCCACGCTGGACGCCCAGATCGTGGCCCGCATGGCCGAGCAGGGCGAATTCGGCGAGGCGGACGTGGCCGGGCCCATGGCCCTCGACATCGCCCTTTCGCCCGACGCGGCAACTCGCAAGGGAGTGGACCACCCCGTGGCCGGGTGCGCCGACATCCTCGTGGCGCCGGACATCGAAAGCGGCAACATCCTGTACAAGTCGCTGACCATCCTGGCCCGCGCGGACATGGCCAGCACCATGGCGGGCAGTTCCGCGCCGCTGGTGGTCACCTCGCGCGGGGACAGCGAACGGTCCAAGTTCTGCTCCATCGCGCTGGCGGGGTATCTGGCCCTGGCCGCAAGAAGCTAG
- a CDS encoding ArnT family glycosyltransferase, translating to MSASIHRPEFRPSANAADTGSHGSHGARSGAAPAPLGLPAAPIWERNPALCAGAIIAVTTLVRLWFVISGQLDLVQDESQYWDWSRRLQLSYYSKGPLIAWLIHGWTALLGDTETGVRMGAVVNAALAQTLLYLGVARLFRAPALGVLTLFVANTTPLFIASGVLMTTDSPLLLCWAGALFCLHWISREPRGRTPYVLLFACMALGVLAKYMMLAMAGVAVLWLWGLARHDLLARGVAWRVLAVMLAGSAVGMLPILAWNISNDWVSFRHVATLAGVAGKAAKTFLTPDRLPEHLGAQAGIITPWWLGLMLVGGWRALRNACSGHAPGGRNGAGGGGMASVPGTPSVPTAPIGAGCDPDRLRRDILLAAGFWPLWGGMTLWSLHTRIYPNWPAMSYVAGIMLAACCLADLVAARRRDAVLLAAGTHTTVWRRLVPVWAVLGVLTFGLVHAQDALPLPPQYNPATRLKGWADLGEHLDEVRRQLPDPDRVFFFSDAYDMTASLAFYAPGQPVTYCADFGRRMSQYDIWPAPTDKVGWDAVLVRRDGPRMPPQLEEMFESVQVTNYQSTHRGKPGRTFWVVVLRGFNGHWPNSGSGAY from the coding sequence ATGTCCGCATCCATACACCGGCCCGAATTCCGCCCTTCCGCCAATGCCGCCGACACCGGCAGCCACGGCAGCCACGGCGCGCGCTCCGGCGCCGCTCCCGCGCCATTGGGCCTGCCCGCGGCCCCCATCTGGGAACGCAACCCCGCCCTGTGCGCGGGCGCAATCATTGCCGTCACCACCCTGGTGCGGCTGTGGTTCGTGATCTCCGGCCAGCTGGATCTGGTGCAGGACGAATCGCAGTACTGGGACTGGTCGCGCAGGTTGCAGCTTTCCTACTATTCCAAGGGGCCGCTCATCGCCTGGCTCATCCACGGGTGGACGGCCCTGCTGGGCGACACGGAAACCGGCGTGCGCATGGGCGCGGTGGTCAATGCCGCGCTGGCCCAGACACTGCTGTATCTCGGTGTTGCCCGGCTGTTCCGCGCACCCGCGCTGGGCGTGTTGACCCTGTTCGTTGCCAACACCACCCCGCTGTTCATTGCATCGGGCGTGCTGATGACCACCGACAGCCCCCTGCTGCTGTGCTGGGCGGGCGCGCTGTTCTGCCTGCACTGGATCTCGCGCGAGCCGCGTGGCCGCACCCCCTACGTGCTGCTGTTCGCGTGCATGGCCCTGGGCGTGCTGGCCAAGTACATGATGCTGGCCATGGCGGGCGTGGCCGTGCTGTGGCTGTGGGGCCTTGCGCGCCACGACCTGCTGGCGCGCGGCGTGGCCTGGCGGGTGCTGGCGGTGATGCTGGCCGGTTCCGCCGTGGGCATGCTGCCCATCCTGGCCTGGAACATTTCCAACGACTGGGTCAGCTTCCGCCACGTGGCCACCCTGGCCGGGGTGGCGGGCAAGGCCGCCAAGACCTTTCTGACCCCGGACCGCCTGCCCGAACATCTGGGCGCGCAGGCGGGCATCATCACCCCGTGGTGGCTGGGCCTGATGCTGGTGGGCGGCTGGCGCGCCCTGCGCAACGCCTGCTCCGGGCACGCGCCCGGCGGCAGGAACGGAGCCGGGGGCGGCGGCATGGCTTCCGTACCGGGCACCCCTTCCGTGCCCACTGCCCCCATCGGCGCAGGTTGCGATCCGGACCGACTGCGCCGCGACATCCTGTTGGCCGCCGGGTTCTGGCCCCTGTGGGGCGGCATGACCCTGTGGAGCCTGCATACCCGCATCTACCCCAACTGGCCCGCCATGAGCTACGTGGCGGGCATCATGCTGGCCGCGTGCTGCCTGGCCGACCTCGTCGCCGCCCGCCGCCGCGACGCCGTCCTGCTCGCGGCGGGGACGCACACCACCGTATGGCGCAGGCTGGTGCCCGTGTGGGCGGTGCTGGGCGTGCTGACCTTCGGCCTGGTGCACGCGCAGGATGCGCTGCCCCTGCCGCCGCAGTACAACCCCGCAACCCGCCTAAAGGGTTGGGCCGACCTTGGCGAGCACCTCGACGAGGTGCGTCGGCAACTGCCCGACCCGGACCGGGTGTTCTTCTTTTCCGACGCCTACGACATGACCGCCTCGCTGGCGTTCTACGCACCCGGCCAGCCGGTGACCTACTGCGCCGACTTCGGCCGCCGCATGAGCCAGTACGACATCTGGCCCGCCCCCACCGACAAGGTAGGCTGGGACGCCGTGCTGGTGCGCCGCGACGGGCCAAGGATGCCACCGCAGCTCGAAGAAATGTTCGAATCCGTGCAGGTCACCAACTACCAGTCCACCCACCGGGGCAAGCCGGGGCGCACGTTCTGGGTGGTGGTGCTGCGCGGCTTCAACGGCCATTGGCCCAACTCCGGCTCCGGAGCCTACTGA
- a CDS encoding TetR/AcrR family transcriptional regulator, which produces MASSKDLILENARILFAANGFKGTTIAQIAKTSNVTDAAIYRHYRSKQEVFDVIVETYLEEYRKLMAAIKERQKSGYCLLETLILDHCGFIDKRLTDTRVLLNTYTTIPSARAVMDALSTSLFQTVEACLIRGIRDGTVRDDIDVPETARIVGILLLGLNRRRIFWPETPDLARGVVAFCQRSIKS; this is translated from the coding sequence ATGGCATCTTCCAAAGATCTGATCCTGGAAAACGCACGTATCCTGTTTGCCGCCAACGGCTTCAAGGGTACCACTATCGCACAGATCGCCAAGACGTCCAACGTGACGGATGCGGCCATCTACCGGCACTATCGTTCCAAGCAGGAAGTGTTTGACGTCATCGTCGAAACCTACCTGGAAGAATACCGAAAGCTGATGGCGGCCATCAAGGAGCGGCAGAAGAGCGGCTATTGCCTGCTGGAAACGCTGATCCTCGACCATTGCGGATTCATCGACAAACGCCTGACCGACACCCGGGTGCTGCTGAACACCTACACCACCATTCCCAGCGCCCGCGCGGTGATGGACGCGCTGTCCACCAGCCTGTTCCAGACCGTGGAAGCCTGCCTGATCCGGGGCATCCGCGACGGCACGGTGCGCGACGACATCGACGTGCCCGAAACGGCGCGCATCGTCGGCATTCTGCTGCTGGGGCTGAACCGCCGCCGCATCTTCTGGCCGGAAACGCCCGACCTCGCGCGCGGGGTGGTGGCCTTCTGCCAGCGCAGCATCAAGAGCTGA
- a CDS encoding cupin domain-containing protein, whose translation MSRPNATAPAAHGAPAATVTARADVAPYVTRDGSIIRELMHPAVHGNRNQSLAEAKVPPGCVTLLHRHPQSEELYHVTAGQGLMTLGDASFAVGPGDTVHIAPGTPHRIANTGDVPLLVLCCCAPPYAHDDTDLLDPAAG comes from the coding sequence ATGTCCCGCCCCAATGCCACCGCCCCTGCCGCCCACGGCGCCCCCGCAGCCACCGTCACGGCCCGCGCCGACGTCGCGCCCTACGTCACCCGCGACGGGTCCATCATCCGCGAACTGATGCACCCCGCCGTGCACGGCAACCGCAACCAGTCGCTGGCCGAGGCGAAGGTGCCGCCCGGCTGCGTCACCCTGCTGCACCGCCACCCGCAGAGCGAGGAACTGTACCACGTCACCGCCGGACAGGGGCTGATGACCCTGGGCGATGCCAGCTTTGCCGTGGGGCCGGGCGACACCGTGCACATCGCCCCCGGCACGCCGCACCGCATCGCCAACACCGGGGACGTGCCGCTGCTGGTGCTGTGCTGCTGCGCCCCGCCCTACGCCCACGACGACACCGACCTGCTGGACCCCGCAGCCGGGTAG